The following proteins are encoded in a genomic region of Phycisphaerae bacterium:
- a CDS encoding response regulator produces MAQTVRTIVFTSNESEAPELRRSLTSLPYFRIVAELDEPSLLPQAVMQFPCDLLLADLDPNPAVVLECLRQLREARSDLPIFAISRQSDGEVVLRAMKSGVKEYLLKPLNLDELQAAVSRIISANPGKKEPGKLISMMGSAGGVGCTTIATNLGVELADIVGPDERVVVVDLDFRFGHVATLLDVQGQYTVADLCSTPEELDPEMVLRALIKHESGVYVLRRPHSFAQAEMITAAHCANVFTSLQSLCAYVVVDGPTRHDPGGRAVLDAADFNFMLLQLLVTSVRNTDRMVQELSAQGFNPERISFLVNRLGRESAHLDVEQVESILNRPMFAAISDDWKVISSSINIGQPLKLYAERSKIRQEIHELAQRIHSPEKFTNGDPKNKGGLLGRIFGGKPGSGAKAGAAAASV; encoded by the coding sequence ATGGCGCAGACCGTACGAACGATCGTATTCACGTCGAACGAGTCCGAGGCACCGGAACTGCGCCGCTCGCTCACCTCCCTGCCCTATTTCAGAATTGTCGCCGAACTCGACGAACCCAGCCTGTTGCCGCAGGCCGTGATGCAGTTCCCTTGCGATCTGCTCCTCGCTGATCTGGATCCGAATCCCGCCGTCGTCCTCGAGTGCCTTCGACAATTGCGAGAGGCGCGCAGCGATCTGCCCATTTTCGCGATCAGCAGACAGTCCGACGGGGAAGTTGTGCTTCGGGCCATGAAATCGGGCGTGAAGGAGTATCTGCTAAAACCGCTCAACCTCGACGAACTTCAGGCCGCGGTCTCTCGAATCATCTCCGCCAATCCCGGAAAGAAGGAACCCGGCAAGTTGATATCCATGATGGGAAGCGCCGGCGGCGTCGGCTGCACGACCATCGCAACAAACCTCGGTGTGGAACTGGCGGACATCGTCGGTCCCGACGAACGCGTCGTGGTCGTCGATCTCGATTTCCGATTCGGTCACGTTGCCACGCTGTTGGACGTCCAGGGACAATACACCGTCGCCGATCTGTGTTCGACGCCCGAGGAGTTGGATCCGGAAATGGTCCTGCGGGCTTTGATCAAGCATGAGTCCGGTGTCTATGTCTTGCGGCGGCCGCACTCGTTCGCCCAGGCCGAGATGATCACCGCGGCTCACTGCGCAAATGTTTTCACCAGCCTCCAGTCTTTGTGCGCATATGTCGTCGTCGACGGTCCGACACGGCACGATCCGGGCGGCCGCGCGGTGCTGGACGCGGCCGACTTCAATTTCATGCTGCTGCAATTGCTCGTGACCAGCGTTCGCAATACGGATCGAATGGTTCAGGAGCTGAGCGCTCAAGGGTTCAATCCCGAGCGGATTTCGTTCCTGGTGAACCGGCTCGGACGAGAGTCGGCCCATTTGGACGTGGAACAGGTCGAGTCGATATTGAATCGCCCGATGTTCGCGGCGATCTCCGACGACTGGAAAGTCATCAGCTCGAGCATCAATATCGGACAGCCTCTCAAGTTGTATGCCGAGCGATCGAAGATTCGGCAGGAAATACACGAATTGGCCCAGCGGATTCACTCGCCCGAAAAATTCACCAATGGCGATCCAAAGAACAAGGGCGGGCTGCTCGGGCGGATCTTCGGCGGAAAACCCGGCAGCGGCGCCAAGGCCGGCGCCGCGGCGGCATCCGTGTAG
- a CDS encoding VWA domain-containing protein: protein MIQTVLFGGTVGLGVAALAIDTGLMYSAKQELQSAADAAALAAASQLGATENATGLATAEAKKFAKFNNVMGEDADLVDADVTFGHAELIGNRYEFHEGELPFDSVRVHLKRDQTVSDGPVSLLFAKTFGMTGARLQASAVAMLVPRDIAMVVDLSGSMNDDSELRHHKRFASEKAGYIDGVQINLKEIWLALPVAKGKPGVKNGANPSAPASTCAAGDNQPSNGAGKPQAAGGHPDAGEEPSGGSLNPKGPRWGWMTSFGDPIVLGSYNAASDSGLYRIPRSSTTTDADVIANLTEAGYSAAERTALLSSTYDSDTNHFKRRVRVLLGLAGWKSGMSGGKYTGTGNGDTKVDSGELTHTVAYPFNSGSWDAYIDYVRSTSTQMAVTDSSLVHRYGIKTFVNFLLESQESNSETPELKNTPEEPLFSVKNAVQTMIDELIYLETQDHVSLETFAQYGQHRMDLCVPGLGESLEDKLQEIPDELRKYQAGHDTPYTNIGAGLDRGIQELTSNRARTAASKVMILLTDGKPNVAQNGSVTGNNSSGALSWVADRADLAKSKGITIYTVGVGGDVDDELLSDTATSANHYYYADNSPDPSNGNQPLYINQLKQIFKELGGKRPVRLIQ, encoded by the coding sequence ATGATACAGACGGTGTTGTTTGGCGGAACAGTGGGCCTGGGCGTCGCGGCACTCGCGATCGATACAGGCTTGATGTACAGCGCCAAGCAGGAACTCCAAAGCGCAGCCGATGCAGCGGCGCTGGCCGCCGCATCCCAGCTCGGAGCGACCGAAAACGCGACCGGACTGGCAACTGCCGAAGCGAAAAAGTTCGCCAAGTTCAATAATGTCATGGGCGAGGATGCCGACCTGGTCGATGCGGACGTGACCTTTGGTCACGCGGAGTTGATCGGCAATCGGTATGAATTCCACGAGGGTGAACTGCCGTTCGATTCTGTTCGCGTTCACCTCAAACGCGATCAGACCGTCAGTGACGGGCCCGTGTCGCTCCTTTTCGCCAAGACCTTCGGCATGACGGGCGCGCGCCTTCAGGCCAGCGCGGTCGCGATGCTCGTGCCTCGCGATATCGCGATGGTCGTTGACCTGTCCGGCTCAATGAACGACGACAGCGAGCTTCGCCACCACAAGCGATTCGCTTCCGAAAAAGCAGGTTATATCGATGGCGTCCAGATCAACCTCAAGGAAATCTGGCTTGCTCTGCCCGTCGCCAAGGGCAAGCCCGGTGTGAAGAATGGGGCCAATCCCTCCGCGCCTGCATCGACCTGCGCCGCCGGGGACAACCAGCCGTCAAACGGCGCCGGCAAGCCGCAGGCCGCCGGTGGACATCCCGACGCCGGTGAAGAGCCGTCGGGTGGAAGCCTGAATCCCAAGGGACCTCGATGGGGCTGGATGACGAGCTTCGGCGACCCGATCGTGCTGGGTTCCTACAACGCGGCCAGCGATTCGGGGCTTTATCGGATTCCGCGCAGCAGCACAACGACTGACGCCGACGTCATCGCGAATCTGACGGAGGCCGGATACTCCGCTGCCGAAAGGACGGCACTCCTGTCAAGCACCTACGACAGCGACACCAATCACTTCAAGCGTCGCGTGCGCGTCCTGCTTGGATTGGCCGGCTGGAAGAGCGGCATGAGTGGCGGCAAGTACACCGGCACCGGCAACGGTGACACCAAGGTCGATTCAGGCGAATTGACGCACACCGTCGCCTATCCATTCAACTCCGGTTCATGGGATGCCTACATCGACTACGTCCGATCGACGTCAACCCAGATGGCCGTCACGGACTCCAGCCTCGTTCACCGGTACGGAATCAAGACATTCGTCAACTTCCTCCTGGAGAGTCAGGAGTCGAATTCCGAGACGCCCGAGCTGAAGAACACCCCGGAAGAGCCGCTGTTCTCCGTTAAGAACGCCGTCCAGACCATGATCGATGAGCTCATCTACCTCGAGACGCAGGATCATGTATCGCTGGAAACCTTCGCTCAGTATGGTCAGCATCGGATGGATCTGTGCGTTCCAGGTCTGGGAGAAAGCCTGGAGGACAAGCTCCAGGAAATCCCCGATGAATTGAGGAAGTACCAGGCCGGCCACGACACGCCTTACACCAACATCGGCGCAGGCCTCGACCGGGGTATCCAGGAACTCACGAGCAATCGTGCTCGCACCGCCGCGTCGAAAGTCATGATCCTCCTTACGGACGGCAAGCCCAACGTGGCTCAGAACGGATCAGTCACCGGCAATAACTCGTCCGGCGCGTTGAGTTGGGTCGCTGATCGAGCGGACCTGGCCAAGTCCAAGGGAATTACAATCTACACCGTGGGTGTCGGCGGTGACGTCGACGACGAATTGCTGTCGGACACGGCCACGTCGGCGAACCACTACTACTACGCCGATAACTCACCGGATCCTTCGAACGGGAACCAGCCGCTGTACATCAACCAACTCAAGCAGATTTTCAAGGAACTGGGTGGAAAGCGACCGGTCCGCTTGATCCAATAA
- a CDS encoding type II and III secretion system protein family protein, whose protein sequence is MNLYPSAFQRDRVDRIGLRRTETTRVVGPARLAATLSVLCLGFSSAVFAGDPPAKSDPDAGMAANRPTSIAQANDDAATALRGGDSTSVRSNPEPASADSFIESVHVDRENAERVRVSRNSTAVINLKQKADGVQVADPNIADFYLVSPTRIVVSGKTYGSTQLLLRFGDQQKTFHIDVELDMSALTSFIASNAPTSRIEARSVNGVIMLTGTVPDADTAAKIVGMAGLVQGGEVRSNLTVAGVQQTMLRVVVAEVNKEASRQLGVNWAVGASDWSRDFFFANNVANINPTVFSSSGLANVLTGQQLYGVAGVGNGPNTNITFGFPKAEFQVFLNALRENGLARTLAEPNLVAISGQTASFLAGGEVPIPVAQAGASAGAITVEYREFGVRLGFTPTILNGQIIRLHVMSEVSEAVPTTTVVGGFPLFTFTTRRVESTIECGNGQTFAIAGLLNDRIRANASKIPGLGDLPVLGAMFSSTAYERSMTELVVLVTPQLVEPLDPQQVPPPPGSLMTEPTDFELFGLQKLEGQPLARSESDEVPRERYPVKTRPGGTSRWPTSQFALRGPWGLADFEEK, encoded by the coding sequence ATGAACCTGTACCCGAGTGCATTTCAGCGGGATCGCGTCGACCGGATTGGACTCCGTCGAACGGAGACGACCCGTGTCGTCGGTCCGGCGCGGCTGGCGGCCACGCTGAGCGTCCTTTGTCTTGGATTCTCCAGCGCGGTCTTCGCCGGTGATCCGCCGGCGAAAAGTGATCCGGACGCCGGAATGGCGGCCAATCGCCCCACGTCGATCGCGCAGGCCAACGACGATGCGGCGACCGCACTCCGGGGCGGCGATTCCACGTCCGTTCGGTCGAATCCCGAACCGGCGTCGGCAGACAGTTTCATTGAGTCCGTCCACGTGGACCGCGAAAACGCCGAACGAGTCCGCGTCTCGAGGAACTCGACCGCGGTGATCAACCTCAAGCAGAAGGCTGACGGCGTTCAAGTCGCGGATCCGAACATCGCGGATTTCTACCTGGTCTCACCGACGCGTATCGTCGTGAGCGGCAAAACATACGGATCGACCCAGCTACTGCTTCGATTCGGCGATCAGCAGAAGACATTCCATATCGATGTTGAACTGGACATGAGCGCGCTGACATCGTTCATCGCATCGAATGCGCCGACCAGTCGAATCGAAGCTCGAAGCGTCAACGGTGTCATCATGCTGACAGGCACTGTTCCCGACGCAGACACCGCGGCGAAAATCGTCGGAATGGCCGGCCTGGTCCAGGGCGGCGAAGTGCGCAGCAATCTGACGGTCGCGGGCGTTCAGCAGACGATGTTGCGAGTCGTCGTCGCGGAAGTGAACAAGGAAGCCAGCCGGCAGCTCGGCGTCAACTGGGCGGTCGGCGCTTCGGATTGGTCGCGCGACTTCTTCTTCGCGAACAATGTTGCGAATATCAATCCCACCGTCTTCAGCAGCAGCGGCCTGGCGAATGTACTGACCGGCCAGCAGTTGTACGGCGTGGCGGGCGTCGGAAACGGCCCGAACACCAACATCACCTTCGGGTTTCCCAAGGCTGAGTTTCAGGTCTTCCTGAACGCTCTCAGGGAAAACGGCCTCGCCCGGACCTTGGCCGAACCGAATCTCGTCGCGATCAGCGGGCAGACCGCTTCGTTCCTTGCCGGCGGTGAAGTGCCGATTCCCGTGGCGCAGGCCGGCGCCAGCGCGGGAGCGATCACGGTGGAATACAGGGAATTCGGCGTACGCCTCGGCTTTACGCCCACCATCCTGAATGGGCAGATCATTCGACTGCACGTCATGAGCGAAGTAAGTGAAGCGGTCCCAACGACAACCGTTGTCGGCGGATTCCCGCTGTTCACCTTCACGACGCGTCGCGTGGAATCGACAATTGAATGCGGAAATGGCCAGACCTTTGCCATCGCCGGCCTGCTGAATGATCGGATTCGAGCGAACGCATCGAAGATTCCCGGCCTGGGCGATTTACCCGTGCTTGGCGCGATGTTCAGTTCGACGGCTTATGAGCGATCGATGACGGAACTGGTCGTGCTCGTCACGCCGCAGCTTGTGGAGCCGCTCGATCCGCAGCAGGTTCCGCCGCCGCCGGGCAGTCTCATGACGGAGCCCACGGATTTCGAGCTGTTCGGATTGCAGAAGCTCGAAGGCCAGCCGCTGGCGCGCTCGGAATCCGATGAAGTGCCCCGGGAAAGATATCCGGTCAAGACTCGCCCGGGCGGCACGAGCCGCTGGCCGACGTCGCAATTCGCGTTGCGGGGTCCGTGGGGTCTGGCGGATTTTGAGGAGAAGTAA
- the cpaB gene encoding Flp pilus assembly protein CpaB gives MKPKTLIPLVIGLAVGFFAIKMGLDMVQKAKGAQEDKATVYMAARSIDAAMAITENMLTTKQVPMSLVPADAFKDQKSLVGRVTKMQIPAGIPVTRAMLAPPGALPGLSAQIPPGHRAVSVKVTEETSVSGFITPGSRVDVSTVIRTNDGGTTSRLVLSNVEVGAVGQSLNTGAPEGGKSKGGPQLAKTVTLFLAPEDVQKLNAAIGTTKGGIRIALRGAESDPGDSFFAKMLTKMLEQQEAPAKPAKPKKQVKVAKVEPPKTHVVELRRGGAVEQLVFDERGGVRRIPMGEGGTVQAAPGTHEPQPAAGTMPGDAVEAIEHGTETIE, from the coding sequence ATGAAACCCAAGACACTGATTCCGCTGGTCATCGGCTTAGCAGTCGGCTTCTTCGCAATCAAGATGGGGCTCGACATGGTCCAGAAGGCGAAAGGCGCCCAGGAAGACAAGGCCACCGTCTACATGGCAGCGAGGTCCATCGATGCCGCGATGGCGATCACCGAGAACATGCTCACCACCAAGCAGGTGCCGATGAGCCTCGTACCGGCCGATGCTTTTAAGGACCAGAAGTCCCTGGTCGGCCGAGTCACGAAAATGCAGATCCCGGCTGGCATTCCCGTCACCCGGGCGATGCTCGCGCCGCCTGGCGCGCTGCCGGGTCTGAGCGCTCAGATTCCGCCGGGACATCGGGCGGTGAGCGTGAAGGTGACGGAGGAAACATCGGTATCAGGGTTCATTACTCCCGGCAGCCGCGTGGACGTATCCACGGTCATTCGGACAAACGACGGCGGCACCACGTCCCGATTGGTGCTCTCGAACGTCGAAGTCGGTGCGGTGGGCCAGTCCCTCAACACCGGTGCGCCGGAAGGTGGAAAAAGCAAGGGCGGACCGCAGCTTGCAAAGACGGTCACGCTGTTCCTGGCTCCCGAAGATGTTCAGAAACTCAATGCCGCGATCGGGACGACAAAAGGCGGAATCCGAATCGCGCTGCGCGGAGCGGAGTCCGATCCGGGAGATTCGTTCTTCGCAAAGATGTTGACGAAGATGCTTGAACAACAGGAAGCGCCGGCTAAACCCGCCAAGCCCAAGAAGCAGGTGAAAGTCGCAAAGGTCGAACCACCGAAGACCCATGTCGTTGAACTTCGGCGTGGCGGCGCGGTCGAGCAATTGGTCTTCGACGAACGCGGCGGCGTTCGACGAATTCCGATGGGGGAAGGCGGCACGGTCCAGGCGGCGCCGGGCACGCACGAACCTCAACCCGCGGCAGGCACGATGCCCGGTGACGCTGTGGAAGCGATTGAACACGGAACGGAGACGATTGAATGA
- a CDS encoding pilus assembly protein translates to MRKRTKHLRRAAAVVETAVVAPVLVVAMLGMMEVGYAFLVRQTVTMASREGARAASLPGGTMSDVNFAVDAAMESVGLDGYEVDSNVASLGPSDTEVWVSVSIPLNRVSFTGSLLGGGSFDIGSTTTMRREGVSVDPSGTGVAP, encoded by the coding sequence ATGAGAAAACGAACGAAACACCTTCGACGGGCGGCGGCGGTGGTCGAGACGGCGGTCGTCGCGCCGGTTCTGGTCGTGGCGATGCTTGGAATGATGGAAGTGGGTTACGCCTTTCTCGTCCGGCAGACCGTGACCATGGCGTCCCGCGAGGGCGCTCGCGCCGCCTCGCTGCCGGGCGGCACCATGAGCGACGTCAATTTCGCGGTCGATGCCGCGATGGAGTCGGTCGGTCTGGATGGCTATGAGGTGGACAGCAACGTCGCCTCGCTGGGCCCCTCCGACACGGAGGTTTGGGTCTCGGTCTCCATTCCGCTTAATCGCGTGAGCTTCACCGGCAGCCTGCTCGGTGGCGGCTCTTTCGACATTGGTTCAACAACCACCATGCGACGTGAAGGTGTATCGGTCGATCCGTCCGGTACCGGCGTCGCTCCGTGA
- a CDS encoding prepilin peptidase, whose product MNLGGFEQAVLAALVPAMLFASWNDYRRHRVPNWLNASIFAAGVAVHCWLGGLSGLAMSVGGAAVGFGALFLLWAIRAMGAGDVKFMAAIGAWMGPSLTVQSLLFGGVFGGVLAVGMIACQKRWMQTYLNLGIVMRKVGSVQTAFSEFGSVRELSQSSGKMPYAIPLTLGTLCVLFTNF is encoded by the coding sequence ATGAATCTTGGCGGGTTTGAACAGGCGGTGCTGGCGGCGCTCGTTCCGGCAATGCTCTTTGCGAGCTGGAACGACTACCGGCGTCATCGCGTGCCAAACTGGCTCAACGCCTCGATCTTCGCCGCGGGCGTCGCCGTCCATTGCTGGCTCGGTGGCTTGAGCGGGCTGGCCATGTCGGTGGGTGGGGCGGCCGTGGGATTCGGAGCCCTCTTCTTGTTGTGGGCGATTCGGGCGATGGGCGCGGGAGATGTCAAGTTCATGGCGGCGATCGGTGCATGGATGGGGCCGTCTCTGACCGTTCAATCACTGCTGTTTGGCGGTGTGTTCGGCGGCGTCCTGGCCGTGGGCATGATCGCCTGTCAGAAACGTTGGATGCAGACGTATTTGAATCTCGGCATCGTAATGCGAAAGGTCGGCTCGGTGCAGACCGCGTTCAGCGAGTTCGGCTCGGTCCGCGAACTCAGCCAGTCCAGCGGGAAGATGCCATACGCCATACCTTTGACACTCGGAACACTGTGCGTGCTGTTTACGAACTTCTAA
- a CDS encoding Flp family type IVb pilin — protein MKSIINCVKSFIRDEEGATATEYAVMLALIIVISLAGISALGEKVSDVFVDIEAAMP, from the coding sequence ATGAAGTCGATCATCAACTGCGTCAAGTCGTTCATTCGCGATGAAGAGGGCGCCACTGCGACGGAATACGCCGTCATGTTGGCACTGATCATCGTGATCTCGCTCGCCGGCATCAGCGCCCTCGGCGAGAAGGTCTCTGACGTGTTCGTCGATATCGAAGCCGCGATGCCGTAA
- a CDS encoding Rrf2 family transcriptional regulator, whose amino-acid sequence MLRKKTATYALLAIYEIAQQNNGSKSPAGVRAGDIANKHNLPKAYAAKILSQLANAGILHSDRGPRGGFRLNRAPETISLYDVFDGVGAFISFEKQDEHFQSMPSAVQTTMSRAHDDAHVRLKELFAGTSLVDLLDSQLAVASHT is encoded by the coding sequence ATGCTCCGCAAGAAAACCGCCACGTATGCGCTGCTCGCAATCTACGAGATCGCGCAGCAAAACAACGGATCAAAATCACCCGCCGGGGTGAGGGCCGGCGACATAGCCAATAAGCACAATCTGCCGAAAGCGTACGCCGCCAAAATACTGAGCCAGCTCGCCAACGCGGGAATTCTACACTCCGACCGAGGCCCCCGAGGTGGATTCCGGCTGAATCGAGCTCCAGAGACCATCTCACTTTATGACGTCTTCGACGGCGTCGGCGCGTTCATTTCCTTTGAAAAACAGGACGAGCATTTCCAGAGTATGCCTTCCGCCGTCCAGACCACGATGAGCCGAGCCCATGATGACGCACATGTCCGACTCAAGGAACTCTTTGCGGGCACGTCACTGGTTGACCTGCTCGACAGCCAACTCGCAGTCGCGAGTCACACTTGA